From the genome of Papaver somniferum cultivar HN1 unplaced genomic scaffold, ASM357369v1 unplaced-scaffold_10, whole genome shotgun sequence:
gaacaacaaatatgattAGATGCTCCTGTATCTATAATCCAAAGAGAATGTTTTGTAAAAAAAGACATACCTGCAAGATTTGCAATTGTTGTCGTAGTACCAGTTTGGAGCAATGATAAAAGTTGATTGTATTGATCATGGGTTAACTGTGGAGCAGCAGCCATGTAGCTACTTGGAGCGACAGAGTTTCCCGTGTAGCCTGTGCTGGAGTTTCCCGTGTAACCCGTGCTTGTGTCATCTCTTGGCTTCTTCGGGTAACCAACCAGTTGATAACAACGGTTCTTTGTGTGACCAATCTTTCGGCAATGATCACAAGATGGTCGCGGCTTCTTGCTGCTCGATCCATTGGTGTTGCTCCAAGGGGAAGGTCGAGGTGCAAATCTGGTAGACAAGGCTGCGCTGTCAATCTGGGGTGTAGCAGCAACGTTGATAAATTGTTGTTGTTCTTCCTGACGAACAAGGGAGTAAATCTTCGCAAGCGTCGGAAAAGGAGACATAAGAAGGATGTTGCTTCTTACGGCCGAAAATATGTCATGAAGTCCCTGTAAGAACTCCATTGCTTTGTCTCTGTTGAGCTGTTCAAGCACTTGCTTTCCATTACCGCAGGTGCAAGGTTCAACCGGTGTAAGAGCGCCTACCTCATCCCACAGACTTTTAAGCTTGGTGTaataagaagatatactagaATCTTCTTGTTTGAGAGTGGATATATGACGTTTTAAATCAAAGATTCGAGGCATATTTGTTTCAGAAAATCGATCCTCAAGATCAATCCAAATATCCCTAGCGTTTTTTATCCAACTGATGCTTCGTTTTATCTCAGCTTCACAGGAATTGGCAATCCAAATACAAACCAGATTGTTTGCACGAATCCAAGCTGGAAGTTTGTCATCAGAAGCTAACGGTTTCGCTATTGTACCATCAACAAAGCCGTATTTGTTCTTGGCTCTTAAAGCCCGAGCAATACCCCTTGACCATGTGGGATAATTATCACCTGTTAACACAGGGGAATAAAGCACAGTCGACGGATTGTCCGACGCTGGTACATCATAAGGGTCTAAGCTTGAGCTAGAGTCATCAAACTTAGGTCCACGTACAttagatggagatggtggtggtgatgcaaCCATAGTGAGAGGGAAAGAGAATCAAGAAGGaaggagaagagaaaaaaaaagaaaaaaacgtgtgaaaaaaattttgtttttgaagaaaCGTACCTGCTCAAGATACCATGTCAAATTTCATGAAAACAGATATATTTTCTCTTTCTCGTTATTGTGAGAAGAGCAAGAATCATCttatatttatagtgttttggttaCAATCTTTTACAAGGAATAAAAGCTAATTACAGAAACCATTCCAAATACAGAGACTATCCTAAACATAGAAGTTACTTGGTGTATACACCAAGTAATGATCATGCATGTGAACTTCATGGCttctaacactccccctcaagttggagccgtATGAGATATATCGTATACGCCCAACTTGCTGACAATGCGTTGATGATGTTCTCCTCCTAATGGCTTTGTGAAGATGTCTGCTAATTGATCTTTGGATTTGACATAGGTTGGTAATATTAATCCTGACACAATTCTTTCACGAACAAAGTGACAATCTATTTCAATGTGttttgttcgttcatgaaaaaTTGGATTATTTGCAATATGAATTGCAGCTTGGTTATCACAGTGTATTTTCACTGGTCTaggaattttaattttaaattctTGCATGAGATAAGTGAGCCATTGAAATTCACTTGCAAGATTAGCTAAAGCTCGATATTCAGCTTCTGCAGATGATCGAGCCACAGTAAGTTGTTTTTTACTTTTCCAAGATATAGGATTATTACCCATCATGGTAACATATCCTGTGGTAGATCGACGAGTTGTTggacatcctgcccaatctgaaTATGTATATCCTGATAAGATTAAATCACTATTTGATGACAAGAGAATTCTTTTACCAATGGAACCTTTTAAATATCGCAGTATACGATTGGCAGCATCCATGTGCGTATTTGTAGGCTTTTGCATAAATTGACTGAGATAATTTACTGCATATACTATGTCAGGCCTAGTGACTGTTAAATAAAGAAGTCGTCCAATCAAACGACGATAAGATGAAGGATCATCTAGGAGTTTTCCATCTGTAGGTGTTAGTTTGATATTTTGCTCCATAGGAAATGATGATGGGCGTGATCCTGTTAACCCTGCATCTTGGAGAATATCCAGAgtatattttctttgacataagAAAATGCCTTTCGGCGATCGAGAAACTTCAATTCCTAAGAAGTACTGTAACTTGCCTAAGTCTTTGATTGAGAATTTATTTTCAAGAACTTTTTTGAAGTGTTGAATCAGTATAGGATCATTTCCTGTTAtaataatatcatctacatatactaaAATATATATAGAGCTAGCATTTTTATgataataaaatagagaataatcTGCTACAGATTGTTTAAAACCTTCTGCAATGAGAGTGGTTGAAAATTTTGCAAACCACTGACGAGAAGCTTGTTTAAGGCCATAAATAGATTTTTTTAAACGACAAACTAGATTCTCCCCCTGTCGTTGAAAACCGGGAGGTAATTCCATAAAAATTTCTTCATTTAAATCACCTTGAAGGAAGGCATTATTGACGTCAAGTTGGTGAAGAGACCATCCTTTGATGGAGGCTATGGATAATAACATACGAACAGTGACAAGTTTTGCAACTTTACATCCAATAACAGATCTATTATGGGGACGAGGAACTTCAGACCATGTGTCGTTCTCTTTCAAGGAAGTAACTTCTGTAACCATGGACTTTTGCCATATTGGGGATTGCATGGCTTCTTGAAAGGTGCGAGGTTCATTTTGAGTGATAATAGTTCAGAGGAAATGCTTATGAGCATTAAAAAATTGCTCAAATTTCAAATAATGAGACAAAGGGTATAAAGGCTCGGTAGATGATGGAGTAAAAGCCGTATTACAGGCATAGTCTTTTAAGTAAGATGGAGGACAACGCACCCGTTGGTGTCTTTAAAGTAGTACATGAGTGGGCTCCGGCATCGCAGACGAAGGAGGTGGCAAACGAGCAGCATCAGGTGTAGTAACGTCAGCAGTGGCATCCACAGCAACGTCTACAGCAACGTCGTCTGCAGTAACATCTACAGCAGCATCCACAGCAGCGTCTACAGCCGCATCATGAGCGTCGTGGACAAAAACATCAGCAGTAGTGTCGACAGCGTCATTGGCAGAAGCATTATATTGAGTACGAACATAAGAGATGAAATATTGTAAGTATTTAAAAGTTTCAGATTTAACCTTCATTAAAAATATCCAAGTGTAACGGGAAAAATCGTCAACAATAGACAAAAAATAACGATCCCCAGTGATGCTTAGTTCTCTAAAGGGTCCCCAAATATCACAGTGGATTAATTCAAAAATCCTAGAACTAGAACTACAACGAGAAGGAAACTTTAAACGAGATTGTTTTGCCTGTGGACAAATCCCACAGATGCCTTTGTCCGAACTAATAAAGGGAAATTTCTTCGATAAGTAATCTAATCTAGGGGAGGACGGATGTCCCAATCTCCAATGCCAAAGATGAAAATTTTGCGGAAGCGAAACAGAAAAGGCAGTAACAGCACGAAGATATTATAGACCATTGTAGTAATCACCCTGACCAATCAGCTTCTTCGTTTGTAGGTCCTGAAAGTAGCAGTGATTAGATTCAAACTTTACAGAGTAGCGTTTAGAGCGAACCAATTGTCCTACGGATAATAAATTGAATTTGCAAGTAGGTACATGAAGCACGTTAGTAAATTTTAAGGTGGGAGAAAAGTGAACCGTTCCCACATGAAGTGCGGATAGAGAACTTCCATTGGGAAGTTGAACAGAGATGGGTGAAGGTGTTTTAATGTAAGATGAGAAAAGCttcaaggaacaacaaatatgattAGATGCTCCTGTATCTATAATCCAAAGAGATTGTTTTGTAAAAAAAGACATACCTGCAAGATTTGCAATTGTTGTCGTAGTACCAGTTTGGAGCAATGTTAAAAGTTGATTGTATTGATCATGGGTCAACTGTGGAGCAGCAGCCATGTAGCTACTTGGAGCGACAGAGTTTCCCGTGTAGCCTGTGCTGGAATTTCCCGTGTAGCCCGTGCTTGTGTCATCTCTTGGCTTCTTCGGGTAACCAACCAGTTGATAACAACGGTCCTTTGTGTGACCAATCTTTCGGCAATGATCACAAGATGGTCGCGGCTTCTTGCTGCTCGATCCATTGGTGTTGCTCCAAGGGGAAGGTTGAGGTGCAAATCTGGTAGACAAGGCTGCGCTGTCAATCTGGGGTGTAGCATCAATGTTGATaaattgttgttgttcttcttgaCGAACAAGGGAGTAAATCTTCGCAAGCGTCGGAAAAGGAGACATAAGAAGGATGTTGCTTCTTACGGCCTAAAATCTGTCAAGAAATCCCTGTAAGAACTCCATTGCTTTGTCTCTGTTGAGCTGTTCAAGCACTTGCTTTCCATTACCGCAGGTACAAGGTTCAACCGGTGTAAGAGCGCCCACTTCATCCCATAGACTTTTAAGCTTGGTGTaataagaagatatactagaATCTTCTTGTTTGAGAGTTGATATATGACGTTTTAAATCAAAGATTCGAGGCATATTTGTTTCAGAAAATCGATCCTCAAGATCAATCCAAATATCCCTAGCGTTTTCTATCCAACTGATGCTTCGT
Proteins encoded in this window:
- the LOC113326383 gene encoding uncharacterized protein LOC113326383, producing MVASPPPSPSNVRGPKFDDSSSSLDPYDVPASDNPSTVLYSPVLTGDNYPTWSRGIARALRAKNKYGFVDGTIAKPLASDDKLPAWIRANNLVCIWIANSCEAEIKRSISWIKNARDIWIDLEDRFSETNMPRIFDLKRHISTLKQEDSSISSYYTKLKSLWDEVGALTPVEPCTCGNGKQVLEQLNRDKAMEFLQGLHDIFSAVRSNILLMSPFPTLAKIYSLVRQEEQQQFINVAATPQIDSAALSTRFAPRPSPWSNTNGSSSKKPRPSCDHCRKIGHTKNRCYQLVGYPKKPRDDTSTGYTGNSSTGYTGNSVAPSSYMAAAPQLTHDQYNQLLSLLQTGTTTTIANLAGPTNEEADWSG